In Streptomyces longhuiensis, the following proteins share a genomic window:
- a CDS encoding ferredoxin--NADP reductase: MPSVRVRVAEVVRETADAVSLVLDAQLPYKPGQFMTVRLPGGGARCYSLASSPHTGEPMKVTVKRVAGGVGSGWICERVAPGDELEVLPPAGTFTPPDLDGDLLLVAGGSGITPVLSIAKSALTAGRGRVALLYANRDEESVIFREELRLLGVEFAGRLTVVHWLETLQGLPTAAALRAPLAPYAGRDAYLCGPAPLMDAAEQALRAVGGRSVRRERYFSLGDDVFAEREDRAEQRVGGEPDADDHRLHVELDGEEREVAWPAGTPLLDALLAAGVDAPFSCREGACSACCCRITKGEVTMARNEILDQRDLDEGYVLACQALPVSDAVGVTYS; the protein is encoded by the coding sequence ATGCCTAGCGTGAGGGTCCGGGTCGCGGAGGTGGTACGGGAGACGGCCGACGCGGTCTCCCTCGTCCTGGACGCACAACTTCCTTACAAGCCTGGCCAGTTCATGACGGTGAGGCTGCCCGGTGGTGGGGCCCGCTGCTACTCGCTGGCCAGCTCCCCGCACACCGGCGAGCCCATGAAGGTCACCGTGAAGAGGGTCGCCGGGGGAGTCGGGTCGGGCTGGATCTGCGAACGCGTCGCACCCGGCGACGAACTGGAGGTCCTGCCGCCCGCGGGGACGTTCACGCCACCCGACCTCGACGGGGACCTGCTGCTCGTGGCGGGCGGCAGCGGCATCACCCCTGTCCTCTCCATCGCCAAGTCGGCGCTCACCGCGGGGCGCGGCCGGGTCGCCCTCCTGTACGCGAACCGCGACGAGGAGTCGGTCATCTTCCGCGAGGAACTCCGGCTCCTGGGAGTCGAGTTCGCGGGCCGGCTCACCGTCGTGCACTGGCTGGAAACCCTCCAGGGCCTGCCCACGGCCGCCGCCCTGCGCGCACCCCTCGCCCCGTACGCGGGTCGCGACGCCTATCTGTGCGGTCCCGCGCCCCTGATGGACGCGGCCGAGCAGGCGCTACGGGCGGTGGGCGGACGCTCCGTGCGCAGGGAGCGGTACTTCTCGCTCGGCGACGACGTGTTCGCCGAGCGGGAGGACCGGGCCGAGCAGCGGGTCGGGGGCGAGCCGGACGCCGACGACCACCGGCTTCACGTAGAACTCGACGGCGAGGAGCGGGAAGTGGCGTGGCCCGCCGGGACGCCGCTGCTCGACGCCCTGCTCGCCGCCGGTGTCGACGCCCCCTTCTCGTGCCGCGAGGGCGCGTGCAGTGCGTGCTGCTGCCGGATCACCAAGGGGGAGGTCACGATGGCGCGCAACGAGATCCTCGACCAGCGGGACCTCGACGAGGGGTATGTCCTCGCGTGCCAGGCGCTGCCGGTGTCGGACGCGGTGGGGGTCACGTACTCCTGA
- a CDS encoding HAD family hydrolase: protein MNTPRAHAGAPTRALPVEPSALQAVLFDMDGTLVDTEDMWLEVVEAVSERHGRPLDEEGRAAALGRSVEDTADLLYESLGAPREDLAEELGRGFTARIAEGAPPRPGALGLLAALRAAGVPTALVSASPRAVVRRIAESLDGHVFDAVYGAEDTPRTKPAPDPYLAAAAALGVEPARCVAVEDTPTGVASAEAAGCAVLAVPSVRPIAPAPGRTVVADLRRADVGLLRSLVAGAA from the coding sequence GTGAACACCCCTCGCGCCCACGCCGGCGCGCCCACCCGCGCGCTGCCCGTCGAACCCTCCGCCCTCCAGGCGGTGCTCTTCGACATGGACGGCACACTCGTCGACACCGAGGACATGTGGCTCGAGGTCGTCGAGGCCGTGTCCGAGCGGCACGGACGTCCCTTGGACGAGGAGGGCCGCGCCGCGGCGCTCGGACGCTCGGTCGAGGACACGGCGGACCTGCTGTACGAGTCCCTGGGCGCGCCCCGCGAGGACCTCGCGGAGGAACTGGGCAGGGGCTTCACCGCCCGGATCGCCGAGGGCGCGCCGCCGCGGCCGGGCGCCCTCGGGCTGCTGGCCGCGCTGCGCGCGGCCGGGGTCCCGACGGCCCTGGTGTCGGCGTCGCCGCGCGCGGTGGTGCGCCGGATCGCCGAGTCCCTGGACGGGCATGTCTTCGACGCGGTGTACGGGGCCGAGGACACGCCGCGCACCAAGCCGGCGCCGGACCCGTATCTCGCGGCGGCGGCGGCCCTCGGCGTGGAGCCCGCGCGGTGCGTCGCGGTGGAGGACACCCCGACGGGAGTGGCCTCGGCGGAGGCGGCGGGGTGCGCGGTCCTCGCGGTCCCGTCGGTGCGGCCGATCGCCCCGGCCCCGGGCCGCACGGTCGTCGCCGATCTCAGGCGGGCGGATGTGGGGCTGCTGCGGTCCCTCGTGGCGGGGGCCGCGTGA
- a CDS encoding IclR family transcriptional regulator, translating to MPEQTGIVGGAAPSLLEKAAKVLGAFDGAQPRLSLTEVIRRSGIPRSSAHRILDQLVRLGWLDREGRDYRMGMGMLELGALAAHHNRLRRTALPRLHALHESTGHLVHLYVLDGAEVVCLERIGGLHDTSVPSRVGGRMPAYCTAAGKAVLAFSDPATVEGVLAHGLRPRTPRTLTHPTALRSALAAARDRGVAFDHEESHRDVVCVAAPLRGAGRAVAAISLSGKGLTAQRDLERLAPAVLACARSVWRDLYGPGRATRSAPPPSCAPGVSEQAMDNMMGWLRTSEWM from the coding sequence ATGCCCGAGCAGACCGGGATCGTCGGGGGCGCCGCGCCCTCGCTCCTGGAGAAGGCCGCGAAGGTGCTCGGCGCCTTCGACGGCGCACAGCCGCGTCTCTCCCTCACCGAGGTGATCCGGCGCTCCGGGATCCCCCGGTCCTCCGCCCACCGCATCCTCGACCAACTGGTACGGCTCGGCTGGCTCGACCGGGAGGGCCGGGACTACCGGATGGGCATGGGGATGCTCGAACTGGGCGCGCTCGCCGCCCACCACAACCGGCTGCGCCGGACGGCGCTCCCCCGGCTGCACGCGCTGCACGAGTCGACCGGGCACCTGGTGCACCTGTACGTCCTCGACGGCGCCGAAGTGGTCTGCCTGGAGCGGATCGGCGGCCTGCACGACACGTCGGTGCCCTCGCGGGTCGGCGGCCGCATGCCCGCGTACTGCACGGCAGCCGGCAAGGCGGTTCTCGCGTTCAGCGACCCGGCCACCGTCGAGGGCGTCCTCGCGCACGGGCTGCGCCCCCGCACGCCGCGCACCCTCACGCATCCGACCGCGCTGCGCTCCGCGCTCGCCGCGGCCCGCGACCGGGGTGTCGCCTTCGACCACGAGGAGAGCCACCGCGACGTCGTCTGCGTCGCGGCCCCGCTGCGCGGCGCGGGCCGGGCCGTCGCCGCGATCTCCCTGTCCGGCAAGGGCCTGACGGCCCAGCGCGACCTGGAACGCCTCGCGCCCGCCGTGCTCGCCTGCGCCCGCTCGGTCTGGCGCGACCTGTACGGGCCCGGCCGCGCGACCCGTTCGGCGCCGCCGCCGAGCTGCGCGCCGGGCGTCTCCGAGCAGGCGATGGACAACATGATGGGGTGGCTGCGGACGAGTGAGTGGATGTAG
- the hsaD gene encoding 4,5:9,10-diseco-3-hydroxy-5,9,17-trioxoandrosta-1(10),2-diene-4-oate hydrolase, with protein sequence MSTSTDTVNSLTHEGTSRTGKAAGLTLHYHEAGPGAPDAPVVIMLHGGGPGASGWSNFGRNLPVFAGHFRTLLIDQPCYGASDKPELTKDFFSYAADAVAALMDELAIPQAHFVGNSLGGGTATRMALDHPDKVGKLLLMGPGGISVNLFAPDPTEGIKKLFAFNGSGEPTRAMMRDFLTTLAYDASIVTDAFVEERYAQATDPEAKLGNDRMAASFAKWPADTMLWREAHRITAPTLLTWGREDRVNPLDGALVALKTIPDARLHVFPHCGHWAQTERFDEFNRLAIDFFRH encoded by the coding sequence GTGAGCACCTCTACCGATACGGTGAACTCCCTCACCCACGAGGGGACGTCGCGGACCGGCAAAGCCGCGGGCCTCACCCTCCACTACCACGAGGCGGGCCCCGGAGCCCCGGACGCCCCCGTCGTGATCATGCTGCACGGCGGTGGCCCCGGCGCCTCCGGCTGGTCCAACTTCGGCCGCAACCTGCCCGTGTTCGCCGGGCACTTCCGTACCCTCCTGATCGATCAGCCCTGCTACGGCGCCTCCGACAAGCCCGAGCTCACCAAGGACTTCTTCTCCTACGCCGCCGACGCGGTGGCCGCCCTCATGGATGAACTGGCCATCCCCCAGGCGCACTTCGTCGGCAACTCCCTCGGTGGCGGCACCGCGACCCGGATGGCCCTCGACCACCCGGACAAGGTCGGCAAGCTCCTCCTGATGGGCCCGGGCGGCATCTCCGTCAACCTGTTCGCGCCCGACCCGACCGAAGGCATCAAGAAGCTCTTCGCGTTCAACGGCTCGGGCGAGCCGACCCGCGCCATGATGCGGGACTTCCTCACCACCCTCGCGTACGACGCCTCGATCGTCACCGACGCGTTCGTCGAGGAGCGCTACGCGCAGGCCACCGACCCCGAGGCCAAGCTCGGCAACGACCGCATGGCGGCGTCCTTCGCCAAGTGGCCCGCCGACACGATGCTGTGGCGCGAGGCCCACCGCATCACCGCCCCCACGCTCCTCACCTGGGGCCGCGAGGACCGCGTCAACCCGCTCGACGGCGCCCTGGTCGCCCTCAAGACCATCCCGGACGCGCGCCTGCACGTCTTCCCGCACTGTGGCCACTGGGCGCAGACCGAGCGGTTCGACGAGTTCAACCGCCTCGCCATCGACTTCTTCCGCCACTAG
- a CDS encoding Rieske 2Fe-2S domain-containing protein, with the protein MTAQQQEVRVIEAAAPPARYARGWHCLGLADAFRDGGPHEVEAFGTKLVVFRGEPAAGGAGSLHVLNAYCPHMGGNLAHGTVKGDAVACPFHDWRWAGDGSCAGIPYARRVPPRARTRAWTTLERNGQLYVWHDPEGNEPPPGVTIPEIEGFGSPEWSDWSWSALRVENSNCREIVDNVVDMAHFFYVHYAFPNYFKNIFDGHVATQYMESTPRGDVELGTLSTGGGLRSDASYFGPSYMIDKLWSDVGGGVEMESVLINCHYPIDENSFMLMYGAIVRKLPGMSDEQAADAARLTSEGLAVGFEQDVEIWRNKTRIDNPLLTEEDGPVYQLRRWYEQFYVDAGDVKDEMVRRFEFEIDTERATAAWRAEVEENLARREAD; encoded by the coding sequence ATGACCGCACAGCAGCAAGAGGTCCGCGTCATCGAGGCCGCCGCCCCGCCGGCCCGCTACGCCCGTGGCTGGCACTGCCTGGGCCTGGCCGACGCCTTCCGTGACGGCGGCCCGCACGAGGTCGAGGCGTTCGGCACGAAGCTCGTCGTCTTCCGGGGGGAGCCCGCGGCGGGAGGTGCCGGCAGCCTGCACGTCCTCAACGCGTACTGCCCCCACATGGGCGGCAATCTCGCCCACGGCACCGTCAAGGGCGACGCCGTCGCCTGCCCCTTCCACGACTGGCGCTGGGCGGGCGACGGGAGCTGCGCCGGCATCCCGTACGCGCGCCGCGTCCCGCCGCGCGCCAGGACCCGCGCCTGGACCACCCTCGAACGCAACGGGCAGCTCTACGTGTGGCACGACCCCGAGGGCAACGAGCCCCCGCCCGGCGTCACCATCCCGGAGATCGAGGGCTTCGGCAGCCCCGAGTGGTCCGACTGGTCCTGGAGCGCCCTGCGCGTCGAGAACTCCAACTGCCGCGAGATCGTGGACAACGTCGTCGACATGGCGCACTTCTTCTACGTCCACTACGCGTTCCCGAACTACTTCAAGAACATCTTCGACGGCCATGTCGCCACCCAGTACATGGAGTCCACGCCGCGCGGCGACGTCGAGCTCGGCACGCTGTCCACCGGGGGCGGCCTGCGCTCCGACGCCTCGTACTTCGGCCCCTCGTACATGATCGACAAGCTGTGGAGCGATGTCGGGGGCGGTGTCGAGATGGAGTCCGTCCTCATCAACTGCCATTACCCGATCGACGAGAACAGCTTCATGCTCATGTACGGCGCGATCGTCAGGAAGCTGCCCGGAATGAGTGACGAGCAGGCCGCCGACGCCGCCCGGCTCACCTCCGAGGGCCTCGCGGTCGGCTTCGAGCAGGACGTCGAGATCTGGCGGAACAAGACCCGCATCGACAACCCGCTCCTCACCGAGGAGGACGGCCCCGTCTACCAACTGCGGCGCTGGTACGAGCAGTTCTACGTGGACGCCGGGGACGTCAAGGACGAGATGGTGCGGCGCTTCGAGTTCGAGATCGACACCGAGCGCGCGACCGCCGCCTGGCGCGCGGAGGTCGAGGAGAACCTCGCCCGGCGGGAGGCCGACTGA
- the hsaA gene encoding 3-hydroxy-9,10-secoandrosta-1,3,5(10)-triene-9,17-dione monooxygenase oxygenase subunit, which translates to MSESPATAAAVLEAVRALAPALRERAAEAEALRKVPDTSIKDLEQTGFFRLLQPRAHGGFAADPAVFYAAVREIARACGSTGWVASVVGVHPWHVALYDPRAQEEVWGTDPSTRICSSYAPTGKVTPVDGGFRISGSWSFSSGCDHADWALLGGLVLDADGRPVDMRTFLVPRAEYRIDDVWDTVGLRGTGSNNVVCDDVFVPEHRALSFGPVTALNVPGHAVNPEPLYRLPYAAVFTTTISTPVVGIAEGALDAYIEATRKRFRVSYGQQVAEDPFAQVRIARAASDIDAAGLQLQRNIAELYACAERGEELPMPLRARARRDQVLATERAVAAVDLLMENAGGGAMRTGPNPVQRAWRDVHTGRGHAANDPERALLLSGQSALGLDIQDTML; encoded by the coding sequence ATGAGCGAATCCCCGGCCACCGCAGCCGCCGTACTCGAAGCGGTCCGCGCCCTCGCGCCGGCGCTGCGCGAACGCGCCGCCGAGGCGGAGGCGCTGCGCAAGGTGCCCGACACGTCGATCAAGGACCTGGAGCAGACCGGCTTCTTCCGGCTCCTCCAGCCCCGGGCCCACGGCGGATTCGCCGCCGACCCGGCCGTCTTCTACGCCGCCGTCCGCGAGATCGCCCGCGCCTGTGGCTCCACCGGCTGGGTCGCGTCCGTCGTCGGCGTCCATCCCTGGCACGTCGCGCTCTACGACCCGCGCGCCCAGGAAGAGGTGTGGGGCACCGACCCGTCGACCCGGATCTGCTCCTCGTACGCCCCGACCGGCAAGGTCACGCCCGTCGACGGCGGCTTCCGCATCAGCGGCTCCTGGAGCTTCTCCTCCGGCTGCGACCACGCGGACTGGGCGCTGCTCGGCGGCCTCGTCCTGGACGCGGACGGCCGGCCCGTCGACATGCGGACGTTCCTCGTGCCGCGCGCCGAGTACCGCATCGACGACGTGTGGGACACCGTCGGTCTGCGCGGCACCGGCTCCAACAACGTCGTGTGCGACGACGTGTTCGTGCCCGAGCACCGCGCCCTCAGCTTCGGCCCCGTCACGGCCCTGAACGTGCCGGGCCACGCGGTCAACCCGGAGCCGCTCTACCGCCTCCCGTACGCCGCCGTCTTCACCACCACCATCTCCACCCCCGTCGTCGGCATCGCCGAGGGCGCCCTCGACGCGTACATCGAGGCCACCCGCAAGCGCTTCCGCGTCTCCTACGGCCAGCAGGTCGCCGAGGACCCGTTCGCGCAGGTCCGCATCGCCCGGGCCGCCTCCGACATCGACGCCGCGGGCCTTCAACTCCAGCGCAACATAGCCGAGTTGTACGCCTGCGCCGAGCGCGGCGAGGAACTCCCGATGCCGCTGCGCGCCCGCGCCCGCCGCGACCAGGTCCTCGCCACCGAGCGCGCCGTCGCCGCCGTCGACCTGCTCATGGAGAACGCGGGCGGCGGCGCCATGCGCACGGGCCCCAATCCGGTGCAGCGCGCCTGGCGCGACGTCCACACCGGCCGCGGCCACGCCGCCAACGACCCCGAGCGCGCCCTCCTCCTCTCCGGCCAGAGCGCCCTCGGCCTCGACATCCAGGACACGATGCTGTGA